Proteins from a genomic interval of Capsicum annuum cultivar UCD-10X-F1 chromosome 4, UCD10Xv1.1, whole genome shotgun sequence:
- the LOC107867640 gene encoding abscisic stress-ripening protein 2, giving the protein MAEEKHHHHLFHHKNKEGPVDYAKEVKHHNHLEKIGELGAVAAGAFALHEKHKAKKDPENAHKHKIQEEIAAVAAVGAGGFAFHEHHEKKDAKKELKHAEGGHHHHHHHH; this is encoded by the exons ATGGCTGAAGAGAAACACCATCACCATTTGTTCCACCACAAAAACAAGGAGGGTCCAGTTGATTATGCAAAAGAAGTGAAGCACCACAATCATCTTGAGAAGATTGGTGAACTTGGTGCTGTTGCTGCTGGTGCTTTCGCTTTG caTGAGAAGCACAAGGCAAAGAAAGACCCAGAGAATGCACACAAGCATAAGATACAAGAAGAAATAGCAGCAGTTGCTGCTGTCGGTGCTGGTGGATTTGCATTCCATGAGCACCATGAGAAAAAAGATGCCAAGAAAGAGCTAAAGCATGCTGAGGGAggacaccaccaccatcaccaccaccactaa